The genomic DNA AACTCAGGCCATGAAATCTTCCTATTCATGGCTTCTTCCCATCTGGTCCATGTACCCTGTTGGCCCAATCCCACTGCCTGGCTTGCACGCTGTTCCGACCCCAGCCCTCACTTCACGTTAAACCAGGTCCCGCCTTCCCTTGCCCTCAAGTTTGTTGAAGTGGGTTGATGAAATTATTCCCACACCTGCAAGGCCAGTTGCCACAGATCCCACAAGCTCTTTGTGATGCAGTCGTGATTGTGCCTGGTCCACGGCCTCCTGTGCCCTCCACTTTTAGCCAGTCCTCACCTCAATGCCCACTTGAGACACTTTCTGGTCCTTGGATTCCCTGTATTGGAGAACCTCCCTTGCCCTGGTAACCATGAACTCCTCAGTAAGGCTGTTGATGGGGAGCGTCAACTTCTTCTTACCGTAAAGGGCGATGCTGCTTCGGCTTCGAGGTAAGCCCAACCAATATTGCAGATGCGTACTAACCCTCCTCTCAAGTCCTTCCACAGTAGAGATGGGAAAGTCTTATACCAGCAATGGCCACAACATTCTAAGCAGGATGCCATGTTGGTATAACCACGCCATGAATTTCCCCAGAAGTCCTGACTTGTCGACTGTTGTCAGCCAACTCTCCAGTTGTTCATTCGTTGTCCTGACGGAAGCAGCATCCTTTAGAGAGCAGTCAAAAGTCTTTCCGAGGCTCTTCACGGGTTTCTCTGTAACTGATGGTATGCGGGTCCCTCCTAGAGAGAAGTGGAACCTGTTGATCACCTTACCTCTCTTCAGGACCAGAGACCTGGATTTTTCCAGCTTGAAGCGCATCTGAGCCCAGATGGTTAGTCTCTCCATGCCCTGGAGGATCCATCTGCATCCAGGATGTGACACCTGGACAGACACTGTGtttctagaaaaaaattatcatagacatttttatccacgttttatttatacataattCATATTGATGAGTAGGTGTGTGAACAACCATTCTCACTGTGACGTtctttagtttacctttagttcctcgtagccatggtaacctcttttcctttgatttacattcaaacctgtgatttatgacattatatcagtggaaagttaGAAATTagcttttagttcattttaggaaatgtgtagttttttcaccacagtcactaaccttcacagcgtcagattattacatcacctagtggaagtgtgtctgattgtcaaaacaaacatgatggccttttcctaactcctctcctaacacctttccttaaacccgtgatgtcatccacggggttaaggaaaagtggataggaaaggagataggagggacaaTTAGGACGCAGCcccagttgtgttttttttacctctttttacccattgtttcatatttctcatctaagaaacaGAGCGCCACCCTGCTGACTGCTCACAGTTCTACCGTTCCTGTCCCCCTTTGTCatatgattgtcttttcatgttttcttggtaactgaaactgaatttccccttggggattaataaagtattatcaatcaattcaacatttgtcatgcccatttttggccagtttaaaataattgttccaatattgacactttgaaccctttttctgtctgtttttatccactgtAATTTAccacatttttattcactttgaaccattttattagtgattaaaaccaggatttccatctttaagatgactataataataataataaaggttcctggataacagtggatattattcagatgaataaataaatgtggttatcacagattcatagaacaatggaccatcattttacttgtGTTTTCTGTCACGTGATGCTGTATTGATCACAGTGATCAGCGTCTGTTAGTGACGGGACATAGAATGTTGTTTTCTTTGAATATTGCCATGATCAGAACCAATGAACAGAGACCATGTTAACGCAGACTCACACTGAGCATGTGCAGTATTGGGTTTATTGAACGTAACACTGAAGCTGccgtacaaataaaaagaaggatttaaaaaatgtgccaCTCAACGACTCCTGCACACATTGGTCCAGGCAGCTGTCGGTCGTCTCCACTGAGCGTGTGCAGACTTTCTGATCCAGAAACAAAAATAAGGagagctctgattggctgttctgAGGCTGATACAGTTCAAacagtgacctttgacccaaggtTGACTCCTACATGTGTCCCTTGCTGGTTTTGAAGGACACCTGGAGGACTTTGTCCCCTATCTGAGAGCCATTCAGGCTGTGGATGGCGGCGCTGGCCTCCTCGTAGATCGTCATGGTAACGAAGCCGAAGCCTTTACACTTGTTGGTGTTGAAATCTCGGATTATCTTCACGTTGGCGACGCTTCCGAAAGGAGCGAAAAGCGTCCAGAGGAAGCCCTCGTCTGCGTCAGCGCTGAGGTTATAAATGAACAGACACCAGCCAGAGGAGGGGCTTCCCCCCCCTCCACCGCCCCCGCTGTGGTCGGCCGTCAGCGGAGAAAACCTGAGTCAGCAAGAAAACCTGAGGTCAGAGCTCCTCCCACAATGTGACTCAGCAGTTTATTCACAGTAACAAACCTGAACCTCTGCGCCTGGTGATGGACGGGACCTCCAAAGCGACGTGATTGGCTGTGATACGCCTGTGACATCAGCTGAGAGCCCCGCCCCTGGTTAGGGTTAGCGGCAAACTTGACTGTGATTGGTTCAGAGCAACCGGGAGGGGTGTGTCCGTTAAGGCTCTGGATGGCGTCCTCGGCCTCAGCGCGCTTATCAAAACGTATGAAGGCCACGCCCCTCGGAACACCTGCACAGGACAGGACTGGGTCACATGACTACTCACAGGATGGGTTTCACCTGACTCACCTGAGGCCTGGTCCAGCAGTACTCTGGAGTTGATGATGCGTCCGTAGTGGGAGAACATGTCCTCCAGCTCCTGCTGACTCAGCGTTCTTGGCAAACCGCTGATGTACAGGTTGGCGTCTCTGATGGTGTCAGAACTCGGCCGCGCGTACGAAACCTGCAGAGAGCGCACTCAGTATCACCCAGTGTTCAACAAAAAATGATCTGACATAGCGCCCCTCATCCTGCTACGCCCCCTGTAGCACCTCATGTGCTCCCTGTAGCGCCCCCATAGCGCCCCctgtaataatagtaataatggcTGGGATTTATAtagaacaggggtcaccaacctttttgaaaccaagagctacttcttgggtactgattaatgtgaagggctaccagtttgatacacacttaaataataattagggaggggggggggggggggggtagtttgcttcttaaagagaaaatgaaataattcaatttcacagtgttcttttatttgaaaaacacatataaagtaaagaacaaattccacagtacccgtgcaaatggtaaatggtggtagtagtagaataaataaaataaataacataaatttaaacaaaaaaggcatacattgcataaattatccatcaatctatgcaatgtatgcttgaaataaaaataatcaacaaaaggaaaattaaacatagcctatacaacaacagctataaccataacagaaacacttccctacacatggttggatttgattttctccagatttcctcactgacattgtccgggcggaccatccttcactgagcgtcgtttcaggccggacaataataacgattacacctcttcttatgcggtgtaatcattattattattacaacaatattattattacaataatataattacacctcataagaagaggaagaagagtcttcttcctcttcttatgcggtgtaatcgttatattgtccggctggaaacgacgctcagtgaaggatggtccgcctggacaatgtcgggcagaaatcaggagaaaatcgggagggttggcaagtatgtattaaacacaaaaaacactttacattttaagtgtttatatatatgtattgtcatttctaagttacatgtaagtgtgatttaaacaagaatagctaaataaataaatctatatatataaaagctcactggtaagtgctgctatttgagctatttttagaacaggccagcgggcgactcatctggtccttacgggcgacctggtgcccgcgggcaccgcgttggtgacccctgatctagagCTTTTTGTGAGgacactcaaagcgcgtacagaaaccattattcattcacaccaggaAGTTGTAAATTggattaataataatcaaatagtcttaaacacagagaagacaATGGTCATAGGGTCAGATCacagaataaattaaaatgcCAAACTTACTTTGAAAATTCAAGGGGTCAAAATTACACAAGTCCATGCAGCAAAACTTTTGGGAATCATTATAAACCACAAACTAACATGGATAAAACACATTGAATCTATAAGTGCTAAAATGTCAAGAGCTATATATGATAAAAAGTTATTCATATTGTTTGACATGCAAGTCAATAGAACAAATTATCTGAGCATTGGTGCTTTCACAGTTGATTACTGTCCATCAATAATCAATATGGACAAATAGTTCAGCAGCtcacattaaaaaatgacaggTCATAGAAAATAGAGCAGCACGTATGGTGTTGGGTTGTGAGTACGAAACCAGCTCTAAACTCatgttaaacagaataaagtgGTTACTGTATTCATTACTctcattctttaaaaatattgtacattATAAATGTCCATAAATCTATGAAACCTGCTATTTAGCAAAAACAACTACAGTACGAGGCCAAAAGCCAAATCCtaatgttgacaacaaacgtTCACTATTCACTGCCAAATGAAATATTACAGGTGGAAAATGTAAAGATAtttaaaatatcattaaaacaGTTTCTTGGAGGTATACATGTATTAAACGTGTTCTATTTGTGTCATTAAGGAATTGATCTGAACTATGAACACAGCAGAGAGTTGAGAATGTATAACATTATTGTATTATGAAATAAAGTTTGCATTTGATGAATTTGTATTGGGAtaatattttatgattttaagTAGTAGCGCCCCCTGTTGTTATGGTTACCTTGATGGTTTTGGACTGAAGCCTCAGACCGTTCAGAGAGGTGATCGCTCGCTCTGCATCGTTTGGACTCACAAAGTTCACAAAGCCGTACCCTAAACTGTGGcctgcaacacaaacacaaacggtGTGAAATAACACACACTAGTGATGCAATGAAACACGTTTCTCACCAAAACAAGACGTTGCGATGACGCTTGTCTGTAAACAGACTCTCAGAGCATCTGTATttaatacatctgagcactaaagcctCTCTTAAGCAGAGTATGAGACAGAGCAGTGAGTGTAACATCTGTAACATCTGGAGTTAGTGCACGTTTCTCAGAGATCCTCCTTTATCATGACTGTACCTGGTGTACGTTATAAACATCATTACTGGGATTCAAATGAAAGCACACGGTGAGATACACACACTAATCAAAGCATACAGAGCGTGTGCGTCTCTAAGAACAtgtttggataataaataaagaagctgattttcatcaataactttaatacactttgtgttttattgagaacatatttaatgtcTATCTTCCAGCAGCTCAGTAATAAgtctgtacattattattatttaacacaTGAGTGggatcattattttattttatattgtgcatcgttggaatgtcagtgctaaataaatatttacatatttgaaattgatttattattatttgaagcattaatattatttgtaatgttttaattttagtaacATTCAGAGGCACAAATGCaaagagaataataataatccctactcaacatagaccacacccacTGACTCTCTCAGTGACAGTTGCAGGTTCTCTCAGAGGTTCTAGTGAGATCCGTACCTGCTACTTTGTCTCTGATGAGTTTTGCTGACTCAACGTGTCCAACGCTGCTGAACAAACTACGTAGTTCGTCCTGACTCATGCTCTGAGGAAGGTAGTTAACGATCAGGTTAGTGCGAGAACTCTCGTCCTCCATCAGCTGGTCTCCATCACCCTCAGAGTACAgctcctgatgacatcatcacatggTCATTACATCATCACATGGTCATTAATGTAGTAACGTGAGGGGGAGGAGTCACCTTTCCAGCTGTAGCAGTGAAGGGATCGTCTCTGACATCAGAGGGTTCACACACCTGGAACACACACTGATTAATCACCGATCATTAGCATTGATCATTAATAATGTGTGAGTCACTGACCTTCAGGTAACGGACGTGTCCTCGTCTCAGAGCCATGACGACAACCActgaaacacgcacacactgatcaatcaatcagttcattgattacttattagtagtaaaCATACAGGAAAACAGTGTAGGggcttttctgtagttttgatttttttaacaatcGTTACCAtggtaataattgttgcacacttggtacttccaggcgtgcacaggttgttttaactcttattaatctgaataaccaCCATCCAACATAATGTAGCtacacatgaagctgctcacCATGTTTCTAACTCACAacagatcattctacatgtgtaCGCCcccgatgtgtgtgtgtgtgtgtgtgtgtgtgttccaatattactgcaggtccaacataatacctcatttaaatatgaaaaGCACGTCTATGAATCAAATGTTATTAGTTGTGTCTACAGTGTGTcagtatttattatatatatatcaaacatAAGTAACTCTATAcctacattcatcatcatcaccatcacataTTAAACTATGAACTTTATGCTTTAAAGTCGGCTGGAATAAAGATTAAAATAACttcagctttacttcactaaatgtGGCCGTTAGAGGGTtatcaatattaaaatgtattgtgtgtgtgtgtgtgtgtgggggggggggggctacaCTGTGAAACACTCCTGGTGAGAATCTGAATGTGTAAatactatttatatttatttattcactgaTTTAACATCAtctatggacacacacacacacacacactcacacacactctcacacacacacacacactctcacacacactctcacacacacacacacacacacacacacacactctcacacacacacacactctcacacacacacacacacacaca from Gouania willdenowi chromosome 4, fGouWil2.1, whole genome shotgun sequence includes the following:
- the LOC114461795 gene encoding ELAV-like protein 1 — encoded protein: MALRRGHVRYLKVCEPSDVRDDPFTATAGKELYSEGDGDQLMEDESSRTNLIVNYLPQSMSQDELRSLFSSVGHVESAKLIRDKVAGHSLGYGFVNFVSPNDAERAITSLNGLRLQSKTIKVSYARPSSDTIRDANLYISGLPRTLSQQELEDMFSHYGRIINSRVLLDQASGVPRGVAFIRFDKRAEAEDAIQSLNGHTPPGCSEPITVKFAANPNQGRGSQLMSQAYHSQSRRFGGPVHHQAQRFRFSPLTADHSGGGGGGGSPSSGWCLFIYNLSADADEGFLWTLFAPFGSVANVKIIRDFNTNKCKGFGFVTMTIYEEASAAIHSLNGSQIGDKVLQVSFKTSKGHM